The Corynebacterium mycetoides genome includes the window CTCGCGCGGTTGCGCACCCGCGTGCCGGATCTCACCCAGGACGACTTCGAGCAGGTCACGCGCTCGGTGCGCAGGGTGGTGGACAAGATCCTGCACACCCCGACGGTGAAGATCAAGGAGCTGGCGGCAACGGCGGAGACGGTGAGCGTGGAGACCGCCATCGAAGAGCTCTTCGGGCTCGGCCGCAGCTCCGTGGCCATCGACGCCAAGCGGCTGCCGAAGCTCAGCGACATCAGCGACATCAGCGACATCAACGACGAGAGTTAGAAAGTTAAAGGACATCCCATGCTGCACATCGGAACCCGGGGCTCGAACCTCGCGACCACCCAGGCGGGTCACGTCCGCGACGCGATCATCGCCGGCGGGACCGAGGCGGAGCTGACGATCGTCACCACACCCGGCGATCTCTCCCAGGCGCCGGTGGAGCGCATCGGCATCGGCGTGTTCACCTCCGCGCTGCGCGACGCCCTGTTTACCGGCCAGGTGGACGTCGCGGTGCACTCCTTCAAAGATCTGCCCACCGCCGACGAGCCTCGCGCCCGCATCGTCGTGCCCGCCCGCGAGGACAACCGCGAGGCGCTGATCGCCCGCGACGGCATGGGGCTGGCCAACCTGCCGGAGGGCGCGCGCGTGGGCACCTCCGCTCCGCGCCGGGTCTCGCAGCTGAAGGCTCTGCGCCCGGATCTGGACATCCGCCCGTTGCGCGGCAACATCGAATCCCGCATGGGGCGGGTGGAAAGCGGTGAGCTCGACGCGATCGTGCTGGCGTACGCGGGGCTGGCGCGCGCCGGATATGGTGAGCGGGCCACCCAGCTGTTCAACCCCGTCGAGTTCATGCCCGCGCCCGCCCAGGGCGCCCTCGCCGTCGAGTGCCGCAGCGACGACGCCGGCACGGTGGCCGTGCTCGAATCGCTGATGGACAACACCGCGGCGCTGCAGGTCTCGGCCGAGCGCCACGTGCTGGCCACCCTCGAGGCGGGTTGCACCGCCCCCGTGGCGGCCCACGCCGAAGTCGCCGGCGGCCAGCTCACGCTGCGCGCCGGGGTGTTCGCCCTCGACGGCTCCCGCCAGCTTGTACAGTCCGGCTCCATAGAGGTGCCCGACGTCGACGACATCGCCTCCCGCGAGCGTGCGCGCGGCCTGGGTCGCGAACTCGCCGCCAAGCTTCTCGACGCCGGCGCCGCCGAACTCATGGCGAGCGAGTGATCCGCGGCCGGGTTTTTGTTTCCCGGCTCATTCACTTTAAGGTGTAACTACCATACGTCGAAATATCCCGGAGCATGCGGGGCCCCCAAGTCGTCGGCCCCGGCTGCCGGGATTCGCTTACGCCTTTGAGAGAAGAACCTTATATGACACTGCCCTCCACCACGCCCCAGCCGGGGAAGATCATCTTCGTCGGCGCAGGCCCGGGCAACCCAGATCTACTCACAATCCGCGCGCGTGAGGTGCTGGAATCGAATTCTATCGCCGTGGTCGACCCCGATGTCCTTCAGGGGGTGCGTGCCGTCGTCGCGTCCGCGCTCCCCGTCCCGCAGGCGAAACTCAAGGCCGCGGACGAGGAGTACGAGCGGATGTGTGCCGCGGCGCGCGAGGCTGGCGCCCGCCGCAAGCCTCCGCGGCCGGCGGACCTGACCGCCGCCGAAATTGAGGAGGTCGGGATGGTCGGCGCCGGCATCGTCGACATCCTCAAAGACGGGCTTGCGCGCGCCGCCGCCTCCATCGAGCGCGGCGAGGCCGGCGACGGCGACGTTGTCCGTCTCGTGGCAGGAAACCCCCTGACACGCGACGCGGTGAAGGAAGAGATCTCCGCGGTGGCCGCCGCGGGGCTGGAGTTCCAGGTGGTGCCGGGCATGTCCCTGCCGTCCACCGTGCCCTCGTTCGCGGGCATCGCGCTCGGGTCCACCTACACCGAGGCCGACCTGTCCAACGAGCCCGTCGACTGGGACCAGCTCGCCGCCGCGCCGCAGCCGCTGGTGCTGCAGGCCCGCGACGAGCACCTGCCGGTCATCTCCGCCGAGCTGATCGAGCGCGGTTTTTCCCCGGCGACGTCTCTGACGGTGACTACCAACGGCACCACCCGGCTACAGCGCACGTTCGACGCCACGCTGGAGACCGTCGGCAAGATCGACGCCGACTTGGACGGCAACCTGGTGGTCACCATCGGCACCGCGGTGGATGACCGCACGAAGTACTCGTGGTGGGAAAACCGCCCGCTGTACGGCTGGCGGGTTCTCGTACCGCGCGCAAAGGAGCAGGCGGGCCCGATGAACGCCCGGCTGTCCTCCTACGGGGCGATCCCGCAGTCGGTGCCGACCATTTCCATGGAGCCGCCGCGCAACCCGGCGCAGATGGACCGCGCGATCAAGGGCATCGTGGAGGGCCGCTACCAGTGGATCGTGTTCACCTCCACCAACGCGGTCGACGCCGTCTGGGACAAATTCGAGGAGCTGGGCCTGGACGCGCGCTCGTTCGCCGGGGTCCACCTGGCCGCCGTCGGCGGGAAGACGGCCGACGCCCTGCGCGCCCGGGGCATGATGCCCGAGCTCGTCCCGCACCGCACGAAGCAAAACGCGCACGGCTTGGTCGAGGTCTTCCCCGAGTACGTCGAGGATATCGACCCGGTCTCCCGCGTGCTGCTGCCGCGCGCCGACTTGGGCACGGACGTGCTGGTCGACGGCCTCGTCGACCTCGGCTGGGAGGTGGACGACGTCGTGGCCTACCGCACCGTCCGCGCCGCGCCGCCGCCGCTCGAGGTGCGCGACATGATCAAGTCGGGCGGTTTCGACGCGGTGTGCTTCACCTCGGCGTCCACGGTGAAAAACCTGGTGGGCATCGCGGGCAAGCCGCACCCGCGCACCATCATCGCGGCGATCGGGCCGATGGCCGCCGCCGAGGCCCGCGAGCAGGGGCTTCGTGTCGACGTCGTGCCCGAGGTCGCCGACGTCCCCTCGCTCGTCGACGCCCTGGCCGAGCACGTCGCCGGCTTGCGCGCCGCCGGGCAGCTGCCGCCGCCGCGCAAGAAGCGGCGCGTGCGCCGCAAGGCCGCCGGGGAGTAGGGCGACCGGCGGTGTCTGTTCGACCCTCTAGACTGGGCAACGTG containing:
- the hemC gene encoding hydroxymethylbilane synthase, which encodes MLHIGTRGSNLATTQAGHVRDAIIAGGTEAELTIVTTPGDLSQAPVERIGIGVFTSALRDALFTGQVDVAVHSFKDLPTADEPRARIVVPAREDNREALIARDGMGLANLPEGARVGTSAPRRVSQLKALRPDLDIRPLRGNIESRMGRVESGELDAIVLAYAGLARAGYGERATQLFNPVEFMPAPAQGALAVECRSDDAGTVAVLESLMDNTAALQVSAERHVLATLEAGCTAPVAAHAEVAGGQLTLRAGVFALDGSRQLVQSGSIEVPDVDDIASRERARGLGRELAAKLLDAGAAELMASE
- a CDS encoding bifunctional uroporphyrinogen-III C-methyltransferase/uroporphyrinogen-III synthase, giving the protein MTLPSTTPQPGKIIFVGAGPGNPDLLTIRAREVLESNSIAVVDPDVLQGVRAVVASALPVPQAKLKAADEEYERMCAAAREAGARRKPPRPADLTAAEIEEVGMVGAGIVDILKDGLARAAASIERGEAGDGDVVRLVAGNPLTRDAVKEEISAVAAAGLEFQVVPGMSLPSTVPSFAGIALGSTYTEADLSNEPVDWDQLAAAPQPLVLQARDEHLPVISAELIERGFSPATSLTVTTNGTTRLQRTFDATLETVGKIDADLDGNLVVTIGTAVDDRTKYSWWENRPLYGWRVLVPRAKEQAGPMNARLSSYGAIPQSVPTISMEPPRNPAQMDRAIKGIVEGRYQWIVFTSTNAVDAVWDKFEELGLDARSFAGVHLAAVGGKTADALRARGMMPELVPHRTKQNAHGLVEVFPEYVEDIDPVSRVLLPRADLGTDVLVDGLVDLGWEVDDVVAYRTVRAAPPPLEVRDMIKSGGFDAVCFTSASTVKNLVGIAGKPHPRTIIAAIGPMAAAEAREQGLRVDVVPEVADVPSLVDALAEHVAGLRAAGQLPPPRKKRRVRRKAAGE